One part of the Streptomyces ferrugineus genome encodes these proteins:
- a CDS encoding serine/threonine-protein kinase: protein MGDSRLIQGRYRLLELIGRGGMGEVWRARDESLGRHVAVKCLKPLGPHHDHSFTRVLRERFRREARVAAALQHRGVTVVHDFGESDGVLFLVMELLQGRNLSQLLEDNKHHPLPVPDVVEIADQVAAALAYTHQQGIVHRDLKPANIMRLADGTVKICDFGIARLAHDIGFTSRLTGTGIAMGTPHYMSPEQIGGEEVDQRSDLYSLGCVLYEIATGVPPFDLDDPWAILVGHRDTPPRPPRSHRDELPEYVERVILDLLAKRPEERPHDGRELGRRISLGRTTPEYVPTVVTPQPALRPPEPAAREPRLPSWTRGMTTGHKATGAALRTTPPDAGAGLTGEWIPRPATGRPDETAVPEEPPAPSAATLTALAGRHNAGLSLGRLGRWTEAGEVHRAVAAEREHLLGPDHPDTLASRYEVAFTLSRTGRAADALREYKHVARARSLSLGPDHPETLAARQEMAYVLGQLGRHFDAHQVYTSVLIARERAMGADHPDTLRCRHNLAFNLSRLGRLEDSYRMADEVAAARARILGPHHPDTLVTRYEVAYALGQLGRWTEALQTYREVAEARAQALGPDHPDTLSARYEVGISLGRLGRSAEALQLYRDLVDDRTRVHGPAHPETLRARHGLGVNLGRLGRWEEALAESRDVCAIRERVLGPDHPDTLVSRREVAVSLGWLGRWPDALTEYRTVAAARERVLGADHPDTLASRNDEAHCLQQLGREAEAVELYRRVAVLRQQRASGGP from the coding sequence ATGGGGGACAGCAGGCTGATCCAGGGCCGGTACCGGCTGCTCGAGCTGATCGGGCGCGGCGGTATGGGCGAGGTGTGGCGTGCGCGCGACGAGTCGCTGGGCCGGCACGTCGCCGTCAAGTGCCTCAAGCCGCTGGGACCCCACCACGACCACTCCTTCACCCGGGTCCTGCGGGAGCGGTTCCGCCGCGAGGCCCGGGTGGCCGCGGCCCTGCAGCACCGCGGGGTGACCGTCGTCCACGACTTCGGCGAGTCCGACGGCGTCCTCTTCCTGGTCATGGAGCTGCTTCAGGGCCGCAACCTCAGCCAGCTCCTGGAGGACAACAAACACCATCCGCTGCCCGTCCCGGACGTCGTCGAGATCGCCGACCAGGTCGCCGCCGCCCTCGCCTACACCCATCAGCAGGGCATCGTGCACCGCGACCTGAAGCCGGCGAACATCATGCGGCTCGCCGACGGCACGGTGAAGATCTGCGACTTCGGCATAGCGCGCCTGGCCCACGACATCGGCTTCACCTCCCGGCTGACCGGCACCGGCATCGCGATGGGCACCCCGCACTACATGTCGCCCGAGCAGATCGGCGGCGAGGAGGTGGACCAGCGCAGCGACCTGTACTCACTGGGCTGCGTGCTGTACGAGATCGCCACCGGGGTACCGCCGTTCGACCTGGACGACCCCTGGGCGATCCTCGTCGGCCACCGCGACACCCCGCCCCGGCCACCGCGCAGCCACCGCGACGAGCTGCCCGAGTACGTCGAGCGGGTCATCCTCGATCTGCTGGCCAAGCGCCCCGAGGAACGCCCGCACGACGGCCGCGAGTTGGGCCGCCGGATCAGCCTGGGCCGTACGACCCCGGAGTACGTGCCGACCGTGGTGACCCCGCAGCCCGCCCTCAGGCCCCCGGAGCCCGCGGCCCGCGAGCCCCGCCTGCCGTCCTGGACCCGCGGCATGACCACCGGCCACAAGGCCACCGGCGCCGCACTGCGCACCACACCCCCGGACGCCGGGGCCGGCCTCACCGGCGAGTGGATCCCGCGGCCCGCCACCGGACGGCCCGACGAGACCGCCGTACCCGAGGAGCCGCCCGCCCCGTCCGCGGCGACGCTCACCGCGCTGGCCGGACGGCACAACGCCGGGCTCAGCCTCGGCCGGCTGGGCCGCTGGACCGAGGCGGGCGAGGTGCACCGGGCCGTCGCCGCCGAGCGCGAGCACCTCCTCGGCCCCGACCACCCCGACACCCTCGCCAGCCGCTACGAGGTCGCCTTCACCCTCAGCCGCACCGGCCGCGCCGCCGACGCGCTGCGCGAGTACAAGCACGTCGCCCGCGCCCGCAGCCTGTCGCTCGGCCCGGACCACCCCGAGACGCTCGCCGCCCGGCAGGAGATGGCGTACGTGCTCGGCCAGTTGGGCCGCCACTTCGACGCGCACCAGGTCTACACCTCGGTGCTGATCGCCCGCGAGCGCGCCATGGGCGCCGACCACCCCGACACCCTGCGCTGCCGCCACAACCTCGCCTTCAACCTCAGCAGGCTCGGCCGGCTGGAGGACTCGTACCGCATGGCCGACGAGGTCGCCGCCGCCCGCGCCCGCATCCTCGGCCCGCACCATCCCGACACCCTGGTGACCCGCTACGAGGTCGCCTACGCACTAGGCCAGTTGGGCCGCTGGACGGAGGCCCTGCAGACCTACCGCGAGGTCGCCGAGGCCCGCGCCCAGGCCCTCGGCCCCGACCACCCCGACACGCTCTCCGCCCGCTACGAGGTCGGCATCAGCCTCGGGCGGCTCGGCCGCAGCGCGGAGGCGCTCCAGCTCTACCGCGACCTCGTCGACGACCGCACCCGCGTCCACGGCCCCGCCCACCCCGAGACCCTGCGCGCCCGCCACGGCCTCGGCGTCAACCTGGGCCGCCTCGGCCGCTGGGAGGAGGCGCTCGCAGAGTCCCGCGACGTCTGCGCGATCCGCGAGCGCGTGCTGGGCCCCGACCACCCGGACACCCTGGTCAGCCGACGCGAGGTCGCCGTGAGCCTCGGCTGGCTGGGCCGCTGGCCGGACGCGCTCACCGAGTACCGCACAGTGGCCGCCGCCCGTGAACGCGTGCTGGGCGCCGACCACCCCGACACCCTCGCCAGCCGCAACGACGAGGCCCACTGCCTGCAACAGCTCGGGCGGGAGGCGGAGGCGGTCGAGCTGTACCGCCGGGTGGCGGTGCTGCGGCAGCAGCGGGCGTCCGGCGGCCCGTGA
- a CDS encoding nitronate monooxygenase, translated as MQTELSKKLGVEHAIFGFTPFPAVAAAISRAGGFGVLGAVRYTAPDDLKRDLDWVEAHVDGRPYGLDVVMPTKKVEGVTEADVEAMIPEGHRQFVKDTLAKYGVPELAEGEAAGWRITGWMEQVARTQLDVAFDYPIKLLANALGSPPADVVARAHDRGVLVAALAGSARHARKHQEAGIDIVVAQGYEAGGHTGEIASMVLTPEVVEAVDPLPVLAAGGIGSGQQVAAALSLGAQGVWLGSIWLTTTEADMHSPGLTAKLLAAGSGDTVRSRALTGKPARQLRTEWTDAWDDPNGPGTLPMPLQGLLVAEAVSRIQKYEVAPLLGTPVGQIVGRMNSERSVQAVLDDLTRGFERAVDRINRIAGRSGQ; from the coding sequence ATGCAGACGGAGCTGAGCAAGAAACTGGGAGTCGAGCACGCCATCTTCGGCTTCACGCCGTTCCCCGCCGTCGCCGCGGCCATCAGCCGGGCCGGCGGTTTCGGAGTGCTCGGCGCGGTCCGCTACACAGCACCGGACGACCTCAAACGCGACCTCGACTGGGTCGAGGCACATGTCGACGGCCGGCCCTACGGCCTCGACGTCGTCATGCCGACGAAGAAGGTGGAGGGCGTCACCGAGGCCGACGTCGAGGCGATGATCCCCGAGGGGCACCGGCAGTTCGTCAAGGACACCCTCGCCAAGTACGGGGTTCCCGAACTGGCCGAGGGAGAGGCGGCCGGCTGGCGGATCACCGGATGGATGGAGCAGGTCGCCCGCACCCAGCTCGACGTCGCCTTCGACTACCCGATCAAGCTGCTCGCCAACGCCCTCGGCTCACCGCCCGCGGACGTCGTGGCGCGGGCCCACGACCGGGGCGTGCTCGTCGCCGCCCTCGCGGGCAGCGCCCGCCACGCCCGCAAGCACCAGGAGGCGGGCATCGACATCGTCGTGGCCCAGGGCTACGAGGCCGGCGGCCACACCGGTGAGATCGCCTCCATGGTGCTCACCCCGGAGGTGGTGGAGGCGGTCGACCCGCTGCCCGTACTCGCCGCCGGCGGCATCGGAAGCGGCCAACAGGTGGCTGCCGCACTGAGCCTCGGCGCCCAGGGTGTGTGGCTGGGCTCCATATGGCTGACCACCACAGAAGCGGACATGCACTCGCCCGGCCTCACCGCCAAGCTGCTCGCCGCCGGCTCCGGCGACACCGTCCGCTCCCGCGCCCTGACCGGCAAGCCCGCACGCCAGTTGCGCACCGAGTGGACCGACGCCTGGGACGACCCGAACGGGCCCGGCACCCTCCCCATGCCCCTCCAGGGACTGCTCGTGGCCGAAGCCGTCTCACGCATCCAGAAGTACGAGGTCGCGCCCCTGCTCGGCACGCCCGTCGGCCAGATCGTCGGCCGGATGAACAGCGAACGCAGCGTCCAGGCCGTCCTCGACGACCTCACCCGCGGCTTCGAGCGGGCCGTCGACCGCATCAACCGCATCGCCGGAAGGAGCGGCCAGTGA
- a CDS encoding helix-turn-helix transcriptional regulator: MDRRQLADFLRSRRERIAPADVGLPSGPRRRTPGLRREEVAQLAFISTEYYTRLEQARAPRPSREVLAQLARALRLSDAERDHLHHLAGTPPGPPPGPSREVRRSIVDLLHRLPHAAAIVISATFEIIAWNDLAAALMEDFSALPRRDRNLVRRAFLGPHRDGRRLYGVSDVTEFARHSAQRLRAAAARYPDDPELTGLVRELLAGSEEFARLWAAHDVTAAPTLRKTFDHPVVGPVTVDCDVLDIADRDQRVVIYTATPGSPSEEALRLLSVVGTQRLDVPG, from the coding sequence GTGGACCGACGACAACTGGCCGACTTCCTGCGCAGCCGGCGCGAGCGCATCGCGCCCGCGGACGTGGGGCTGCCGAGCGGGCCGCGGCGCCGTACGCCGGGACTGCGCCGCGAGGAGGTGGCGCAGCTCGCGTTCATCTCGACCGAGTACTACACACGGCTGGAGCAGGCCCGCGCCCCGCGCCCCTCGCGCGAGGTGCTGGCCCAGCTCGCCCGCGCCCTGCGCCTGTCGGACGCCGAGCGGGACCACCTCCACCACCTCGCCGGGACCCCGCCCGGACCGCCGCCGGGGCCCTCGCGCGAGGTCCGCCGGAGCATCGTCGACCTGCTGCACCGGCTGCCGCACGCGGCCGCGATCGTGATCTCGGCGACGTTCGAGATCATCGCCTGGAACGACCTCGCGGCCGCCCTGATGGAGGACTTCTCCGCCCTGCCCCGCCGCGACCGCAACCTCGTCCGGCGCGCCTTCCTGGGCCCGCACCGCGACGGCCGGCGGCTCTACGGAGTGTCCGACGTGACCGAGTTCGCGCGGCACTCCGCACAGCGGCTGCGCGCCGCCGCGGCCCGTTACCCGGACGACCCGGAACTGACCGGGCTGGTCCGCGAACTCCTGGCCGGCAGCGAGGAGTTCGCCCGGCTGTGGGCGGCCCACGACGTGACCGCCGCTCCCACGCTCCGCAAGACCTTCGACCACCCGGTCGTCGGCCCGGTCACCGTCGACTGCGACGTGCTCGACATCGCCGACCGCGACCAGCGGGTCGTCATCTACACCGCCACCCCCGGCTCGCCGTCCGAGGAGGCGCTGCGGCTGCTGTCCGTCGTCGGCACCCAGCGCCTGGACGTCCCCGGCTGA
- a CDS encoding oxygenase MpaB family protein, producing MGDPGLFTPNSVTWQMHGDPMMWVAGIRALYLQALHPRAVRGVMQNSTAFNRQKSGRQDAWGRLLRTANFVGTITYGTTEAAERAGARVRRIHSMLSATDPDTGERYGVDEPELLLWVHCAEIDSYLHVASRSGLRLTDAQADRYIDEQRASARLVGLDPDAVPANRAELAEYFEKVRPELECGPGARAVDDFLLRPPTHPLLVPAREVLWRRVAHMAYAALPPYAHELYGRAAPKPATVTRQLRATGTVLRCVPARLRWQLPPKHILRAMARLGPGSRPAPYKLGRQLAILDGPGEGGADRDVTGGERGRWGTAG from the coding sequence ATGGGTGATCCCGGGCTGTTCACGCCGAACTCCGTGACCTGGCAGATGCACGGCGACCCCATGATGTGGGTCGCTGGAATCCGCGCGCTCTACCTCCAGGCCCTGCACCCGCGCGCGGTGCGCGGCGTCATGCAGAACTCCACTGCGTTTAATCGTCAAAAGAGTGGCCGCCAGGACGCCTGGGGGCGCCTGCTGCGCACCGCCAACTTCGTCGGCACCATCACCTACGGCACCACCGAGGCCGCCGAGAGGGCCGGCGCCCGGGTACGCAGGATCCACAGCATGCTGAGCGCCACCGACCCGGACACGGGGGAGCGCTACGGCGTCGACGAACCCGAACTGCTGCTGTGGGTGCACTGCGCCGAGATCGACTCCTATCTGCACGTCGCGAGCCGCTCCGGCCTCCGCCTCACCGACGCTCAAGCCGACCGCTACATCGACGAACAGCGGGCCAGCGCCCGCCTGGTGGGCCTGGACCCGGACGCCGTACCGGCCAACCGGGCTGAGCTGGCGGAGTACTTCGAGAAGGTGCGCCCCGAACTGGAGTGCGGACCCGGGGCGCGCGCGGTGGACGACTTCCTGCTCCGCCCGCCGACGCACCCCCTTCTCGTCCCGGCGCGTGAGGTGCTGTGGCGGCGCGTGGCGCACATGGCCTACGCCGCCCTGCCGCCGTACGCCCACGAGCTGTACGGCAGAGCGGCCCCGAAACCCGCCACCGTCACCCGTCAGTTGCGTGCCACGGGCACCGTGCTGCGCTGCGTTCCCGCGCGTCTGCGCTGGCAACTGCCGCCCAAACACATCCTGCGCGCCATGGCACGACTCGGTCCCGGCTCGCGCCCGGCCCCGTACAAACTCGGACGACAGCTCGCCATACTGGACGGGCCGGGGGAGGGCGGAGCGGACCGTGACGTAACGGGGGGCGAGCGCGGGAGATGGGGGACAGCAGGCTGA
- a CDS encoding phytoene desaturase family protein, with amino-acid sequence MAAHEAHPGHRTYDAVIVGAGHNGLVAAAYLARAGRSVLVLERLDHTGGAAVSTRPFTGVDARLSRYSYLVSLLPRKIVRDLGLDFRVRTRDISSYTPAERDGRPTGLLVGGGERRTREAFERLTGGEREYAAWQRFYGMTGEVARRVFPTLTEPLPGREELRRRVDDEDAWRILFEEPIGVAIEDRFTDDLVRGVVLTDALIGTFADAHDPSLKQNRCFLYHVIGGGTGDWDVPVGGMGALTDALAKAAREAGAVLVTGHEALRVDTDGRTAEVTYRTADGEGVAAARHVLVNASPQELATLTGDTPPAPAEGAQLKVNMLLRRLPRLRDRSVDPREAFAGTFHIAEGYDQLATAHAQAAAGELPAAPPSEIYCHSLTDPTILAPDLVEQGYQTLTLFGLHTPARLFERDNDAVRDELLKATLAQLDAHLAEPIADCLATDADGRPCIEAKTPLDLEHDLRLPGGNIFHRELAWPYAQEGTGRWGVETRHANVLLCGAGAVRGGGVSGVPGHNAAMAVLEAADQGVLWNQA; translated from the coding sequence ATGGCCGCACACGAGGCACACCCGGGACACCGTACGTACGACGCCGTCATCGTCGGCGCAGGCCACAACGGCCTGGTCGCCGCCGCCTATCTGGCCCGGGCCGGCCGGTCCGTGCTGGTGCTGGAGCGGCTGGACCACACCGGGGGCGCCGCCGTGTCCACACGGCCGTTCACCGGGGTCGACGCACGGCTCTCCCGCTACTCGTACCTGGTCAGCCTGCTGCCCAGGAAGATCGTGCGGGACCTGGGCCTGGACTTCCGCGTCCGCACCCGCGACATCTCCTCCTACACGCCCGCCGAACGCGACGGACGGCCCACCGGACTGCTGGTGGGCGGTGGCGAGCGGCGCACCCGGGAGGCGTTCGAGCGGCTGACCGGCGGCGAGCGCGAGTACGCGGCGTGGCAGCGCTTCTACGGCATGACCGGCGAGGTCGCGCGGCGCGTGTTCCCGACGCTCACCGAGCCTCTGCCCGGCCGCGAGGAGCTGCGCCGGCGGGTCGACGACGAGGACGCCTGGCGCATCCTCTTCGAGGAGCCGATCGGCGTGGCGATCGAGGACCGCTTCACGGACGACCTGGTGCGGGGCGTGGTCCTCACGGACGCCCTGATCGGCACCTTCGCCGACGCCCACGACCCGTCGCTGAAGCAGAACCGCTGCTTCCTCTACCACGTGATCGGCGGCGGCACCGGCGACTGGGACGTCCCCGTCGGCGGCATGGGCGCCCTCACCGACGCACTGGCCAAGGCGGCACGCGAGGCGGGCGCGGTCCTCGTCACCGGGCACGAGGCGCTGCGCGTCGACACGGACGGCCGGACGGCCGAGGTCACCTACCGCACGGCCGACGGCGAGGGCGTCGCCGCCGCCCGCCACGTCCTGGTCAACGCCTCCCCACAGGAGCTGGCCACCCTCACCGGCGACACGCCCCCGGCGCCCGCCGAGGGCGCCCAGCTCAAGGTGAACATGCTGCTCAGACGTCTGCCCCGGCTGCGTGACCGCTCCGTCGACCCGCGCGAGGCGTTCGCCGGCACCTTCCACATCGCCGAGGGCTACGACCAGCTCGCCACCGCCCACGCCCAGGCCGCCGCGGGCGAACTCCCCGCCGCGCCCCCGTCCGAGATCTACTGCCACTCCCTCACGGACCCCACGATCCTCGCCCCCGACCTCGTCGAACAGGGCTACCAGACCCTCACCCTCTTCGGCCTGCACACCCCGGCCCGGCTCTTCGAGCGCGACAACGACGCCGTGCGCGACGAGCTGCTGAAGGCGACCCTCGCCCAACTCGACGCCCACCTCGCCGAGCCGATCGCCGACTGCCTGGCGACCGACGCCGACGGGCGCCCCTGCATCGAGGCGAAGACCCCCCTCGACCTGGAGCACGACCTGCGGCTGCCCGGCGGCAACATCTTCCACCGCGAGCTGGCCTGGCCCTACGCCCAGGAGGGCACCGGCCGCTGGGGCGTGGAGACCCGGCACGCGAACGTGCTGCTGTGCGGGGCGGGCGCGGTGCGCGGGGGAGGGGTGAGCGGGGTGCCGGGGCACAACGCGGCGATGGCGGTGCTGGAGGCCGCCGACCAGGGCGTGTTGTGGAACCAGGCCTAG
- a CDS encoding SDR family NAD(P)-dependent oxidoreductase — MNDTSITTATGLLEGKVAFVTGAGRGIGAAAARLFAREGARVLLAARTEAQLKAVTEEIGAAGGTADFVRCDLADADSVRAAVDRAVELYGRLDVAFNNGATIQPPGPLDQLSEAEFDRIGAVDLKGPWLAMKAEIAAIRATAGHGAIVNNSSVGSFAANPELPVYGAMKQAVNSLTASAAVTYGREAIRVNAIAPGLTLTEMVDEWERNSPGIIDRATALSPLGRAADPEEIAQAAAWLLSDRASYVTGVVLQVDGGARA, encoded by the coding sequence ATGAACGACACATCGATCACCACCGCGACCGGTCTGCTCGAGGGCAAGGTCGCGTTCGTCACCGGCGCCGGCCGTGGCATCGGCGCCGCCGCCGCTCGGCTGTTCGCCCGGGAAGGGGCCCGAGTGCTGCTCGCGGCGCGCACCGAGGCGCAGCTCAAGGCGGTCACCGAGGAGATCGGAGCGGCCGGCGGCACCGCGGACTTCGTGCGGTGCGACCTGGCCGACGCCGACAGTGTGCGGGCCGCCGTCGACCGGGCCGTGGAGTTGTACGGCCGCCTGGACGTCGCCTTCAACAACGGTGCGACGATCCAGCCGCCCGGCCCGCTGGACCAGCTCTCGGAGGCCGAGTTCGACCGGATCGGCGCCGTCGATCTCAAGGGTCCCTGGCTGGCGATGAAGGCCGAGATCGCCGCCATCCGGGCCACCGCCGGACACGGCGCGATCGTCAACAACTCCAGCGTGGGCAGCTTCGCCGCCAACCCCGAGCTGCCGGTGTACGGCGCGATGAAGCAGGCGGTCAACAGCCTGACCGCGTCGGCCGCCGTCACGTACGGCCGCGAGGCCATCCGGGTCAACGCCATCGCCCCCGGGCTCACCCTCACCGAGATGGTCGACGAGTGGGAGCGGAACTCCCCCGGCATCATCGACCGGGCCACCGCACTGAGCCCGCTGGGCCGGGCCGCCGACCCGGAGGAGATCGCCCAGGCCGCCGCATGGCTGCTGAGCGACCGCGCGTCCTATGTCACCGGCGTGGTCCTCCAGGTGGACGGTGGCGCCCGCGCCTAG
- a CDS encoding acyl-CoA synthetase: MTSTPAAHTVNTPPVGFWAQAAADPDRPVLVAPDGERWTAGRLHAATNRLVHGLRAAGLQRGDAFAVVLPNGVEFFTAYLAASQAGFYLVPVNHHFVGPEIAWIVADSGAKVLIAHERYADPARRAADEAGLAATHRYAVGQVEGFRPYAQLLDGQPESAPADRTLGWVMNYTSGTTGRPRGIRRPLSGKPPEEAYLGGFLGIFGIRPFDDNVHLVCSPLYHTAVLQFAGASLHIGHRLVLMDKWTPEEMLRLIDTHKCTHTHMVPTQFHRLLALPEDVRARYDVSSMRHAIHGAAPCPDHVKRAMLDWWGPCVEEYYAASEGGGAFATAEDWLKKPGTVGKAWPISELAVFDDDGNRLPPGELGTVYLKMNTGGFAYHKDEAKTKKNRIGDFFTVGDLGYLDEDGYLFLRDRKIDMIISGGVNIYPAEIESALLAHPAVADAAAFGIPHDDWGEEVKAVVEPAPGHEPGPALAATILDHCAGQLAGYKRPKSVDFIAEMPRDPNGKLYKRRLREPYWEGRTRPV; encoded by the coding sequence GTGACCAGCACCCCCGCGGCACACACCGTCAACACCCCGCCCGTCGGCTTCTGGGCCCAGGCCGCCGCCGACCCGGACCGCCCGGTCCTGGTCGCCCCCGACGGCGAGCGATGGACCGCCGGGCGCCTGCACGCAGCCACCAACCGCCTCGTCCACGGCCTGCGCGCGGCCGGCCTCCAGCGCGGCGACGCCTTCGCGGTCGTCCTGCCCAACGGCGTCGAGTTCTTCACCGCCTACCTGGCGGCCTCCCAGGCCGGCTTCTACCTGGTCCCCGTCAACCACCACTTCGTCGGCCCCGAGATCGCCTGGATCGTCGCCGACTCCGGCGCCAAGGTGCTCATCGCCCACGAGCGCTACGCCGACCCCGCGCGCCGGGCCGCCGACGAGGCGGGCCTGGCGGCCACCCACCGGTACGCTGTGGGTCAGGTCGAGGGCTTTAGGCCCTACGCCCAACTCCTCGACGGACAACCGGAGTCCGCGCCCGCCGACCGCACTCTCGGCTGGGTCATGAACTACACCTCGGGCACCACCGGCCGCCCCCGCGGCATCCGCCGCCCGCTGTCCGGCAAGCCCCCCGAGGAGGCCTACCTGGGCGGCTTCCTCGGCATCTTCGGCATCAGGCCCTTCGACGACAACGTGCACCTGGTCTGCTCACCGCTCTACCACACCGCCGTGCTCCAGTTCGCCGGCGCGTCCCTGCACATAGGGCACCGGCTGGTGCTGATGGACAAGTGGACGCCCGAGGAGATGCTCCGCCTGATCGACACCCACAAATGCACGCACACCCATATGGTCCCGACCCAGTTCCACCGCCTCCTCGCCCTCCCCGAGGACGTACGGGCCCGCTACGACGTCTCCTCCATGCGGCACGCCATCCACGGCGCGGCCCCGTGCCCCGACCATGTGAAGCGGGCGATGCTCGACTGGTGGGGCCCCTGTGTGGAGGAGTACTACGCCGCCAGCGAGGGCGGTGGTGCCTTCGCGACCGCCGAGGACTGGCTGAAGAAGCCCGGCACCGTCGGCAAGGCCTGGCCCATCAGCGAACTCGCTGTCTTCGACGACGACGGCAACCGCCTCCCGCCCGGCGAACTCGGCACCGTCTACCTCAAGATGAACACCGGAGGCTTCGCCTACCACAAGGACGAGGCCAAGACGAAGAAGAACCGCATCGGCGACTTCTTCACGGTCGGCGACCTCGGCTACCTCGACGAGGACGGCTATCTCTTCCTCCGCGACCGCAAGATCGACATGATCATCTCCGGTGGGGTCAACATCTACCCGGCCGAGATCGAGTCCGCCCTGCTCGCCCACCCGGCCGTCGCCGACGCCGCCGCCTTCGGCATCCCGCACGACGACTGGGGCGAGGAGGTCAAGGCCGTCGTCGAACCGGCCCCCGGCCACGAACCCGGCCCCGCGCTCGCCGCCACCATCCTCGACCACTGCGCTGGTCAACTCGCCGGCTACAAGCGGCCCAAGAGCGTCGACTTCATCGCCGAGATGCCGCGCGATCCCAACGGCAAGCTGTACAAGCGGCGGTTGCGGGAACCGTATTGGGAGGGGCGTACCCGGCCCGTGTGA
- a CDS encoding serine hydrolase domain-containing protein — translation MTDEVIPRPARRQPRPTRRQLGTLALGGALALAPLPAAPAAAASGRPTLRHGSPERAGLLPDHLRRLVTDAEAFLGPSPTHPWYAGAVLLAGRGGTVALHQPIGMAVRYRAYDEETDTGVEFPADQQLAMAEDTVFDLASVSKLFTSILAVQQIERGALGLEATVASYLPDFGRAGKQDITVRQLLTHTSGFRAWLPLYEAPTYEEKLQLIWDEAPIDPPGIAYLYSDLNLISLQLVLEKITGRTLDTLLHDEITGPLGMRRTRYNPPAAWKPKIAATEDARRPWSGLDRGLVWGEVHDENAFSLGGVAGHAGVFSNAWDLAVLGRTLLNGGGYGRARVLRPESVELMFTDFNTAFPGDEHGLGFELYQHWYMGAMATPRTAGHTGFTGTSLVLDPTTDSFLVVLGNSVHPVRGWRSGSAPRVAAADNLARAVPVRPRHGRTAWFSGMASATTATLALPALDTSGGDARLCCALWWDTEPEADGLTLETTTDGGTTWQPLPFTTVRHGEPPQSHPTGTVTGWSGRVWHRLTARLPAHRGLTLRWRYATDRRYVGRGAYVDGVRVETRRTVLFDEARPADAARITANGWSACAN, via the coding sequence ATGACCGATGAGGTGATCCCGAGACCTGCCCGCCGTCAACCGAGACCTACCCGCCGTCAACTGGGCACCCTGGCTCTGGGCGGTGCCCTGGCCCTCGCCCCGTTACCCGCCGCCCCGGCCGCAGCCGCGTCCGGTCGCCCCACCCTTCGCCACGGCTCCCCCGAACGCGCCGGCCTCCTCCCCGATCACCTGCGCCGACTCGTCACCGACGCCGAGGCGTTCCTGGGCCCCTCCCCCACGCACCCCTGGTACGCGGGCGCCGTCCTGCTCGCCGGGCGTGGCGGCACCGTGGCCCTGCACCAGCCGATCGGGATGGCGGTGCGCTATCGGGCGTACGACGAGGAGACCGACACCGGCGTCGAGTTCCCGGCCGACCAGCAGCTCGCCATGGCCGAGGACACCGTCTTCGATCTGGCCTCGGTCTCCAAGCTGTTCACCTCGATCCTCGCCGTGCAGCAGATCGAGCGGGGCGCCCTCGGACTGGAGGCGACGGTCGCCTCCTACCTCCCGGACTTCGGCCGCGCGGGCAAGCAGGACATCACGGTACGTCAGCTCCTCACCCACACCTCCGGGTTCCGCGCCTGGCTCCCGCTGTACGAGGCGCCGACGTACGAGGAGAAGCTCCAGCTCATCTGGGACGAGGCGCCGATCGACCCGCCCGGCATCGCCTACCTGTACTCGGACCTGAACCTGATCTCCCTCCAACTGGTCCTGGAGAAGATCACCGGCCGTACGCTCGACACCCTCCTCCACGACGAGATCACCGGCCCGCTCGGCATGCGCCGCACCCGCTACAACCCGCCCGCCGCCTGGAAACCGAAGATCGCGGCCACCGAGGACGCCCGCAGACCCTGGTCCGGCCTGGACCGCGGTCTGGTGTGGGGTGAGGTGCACGACGAGAACGCCTTCAGCCTCGGCGGAGTCGCGGGCCACGCGGGCGTGTTCTCGAACGCGTGGGACCTCGCGGTCCTCGGCCGGACGCTGCTCAACGGCGGCGGCTACGGCCGCGCACGCGTCCTGCGGCCGGAGTCGGTGGAGTTGATGTTCACCGACTTCAACACCGCCTTCCCCGGCGACGAGCACGGCCTCGGCTTCGAGCTCTACCAGCACTGGTACATGGGCGCGATGGCCACTCCGCGCACCGCGGGGCACACCGGCTTCACCGGCACCTCGCTGGTCCTCGACCCGACGACCGACTCCTTCCTCGTCGTGCTCGGCAACTCGGTGCACCCGGTGCGCGGTTGGCGCTCCGGCTCCGCGCCCCGGGTCGCCGCGGCGGACAACCTGGCCCGCGCCGTGCCGGTCCGGCCACGACACGGCCGTACGGCATGGTTCTCGGGAATGGCGAGCGCCACGACCGCGACCCTCGCCCTCCCCGCGCTGGACACGTCCGGCGGTGACGCGCGGCTGTGCTGCGCCCTGTGGTGGGACACCGAGCCCGAGGCGGACGGCCTCACCCTGGAGACGACGACCGACGGCGGCACCACCTGGCAGCCGCTCCCCTTCACCACGGTCCGCCACGGCGAGCCGCCGCAGTCCCACCCGACCGGCACGGTCACCGGCTGGTCCGGCCGGGTCTGGCACCGGCTCACGGCGCGGCTCCCCGCGCACCGGGGGCTGACGCTGCGCTGGCGGTACGCCACGGACCGGCGGTACGTGGGCCGTGGCGCGTACGTGGACGGTGTGCGCGTCGAGACGAGGCGCACCGTGCTCTTCGACGAGGCCCGGCCGGCGGACGCGGCGCGGATCACCGCGAACGGCTGGTCCGCCTGCGCAAACTGA